A window of Nocardia arthritidis genomic DNA:
GCCGCAGTTGACGCCGATGTGGGCAGGGCTGGAGACGATCGATGGAACCGAGTGGATCGTCGTCGATACGTCGCGGGGACGGATGAAAGAGCAGAATCTGCGCCGGGATCCGCGATTGTCACTGTGCTCGTTCAGCCCGGACAATCCTTATGATCGCGTCGAGATCCGTGGGCGCGCAGCGGGATTCGTGGAGGGAGCTCCCGCGTCGCGGATCATGGACCGGCTGGCGCAGAAGTATCTCGGCACCGAGACGTTCCCGTGGCCGATCGACGGCGAGGTACGGGTGGCGGTGCTCATCAAGCCCGACTACGTGCATCGAACCATCGGCGTGGAGCCGTTCCGCCCCGGCGTACTGCCCACCTGACCCGGCGATGCGAATGGCCGTGTCGTGTGTCGCCGGTGCCAGTCCAGGACCGCGGTCAGGGTCTGTCTCGCCACCCGCGTCGGGCGGGGCGAATGTCGCAATCGGCATAGCAGATGTTCGGCGACGCAGTCGATCTCGTGGCGCAGGTCGCCCGCACCGCGGCACGAGTGAGTGTTCGGTGACTCGGAAGTGCGGCTGGGTCAGGTGATTTCGAGGGTGGCGGCGATCAGGCGCCACAGTCGCTCGGTGACCTGGTCGGGGGTTGGGGTCGGGGTGATGCGGAGTTGGTGGGCGATGCCGTGGCGGAATCCGCCGATGATGTAGGCGCCGGTACTGTCGGGGTCGAGGTCTGCCGATAGCTCGCCCAGGGCTTGGCCGTTGCGGATGTTGGCGGCGGCGTTGGCGATGATGGTCTGGATATAGGACGATTCGAGCTCGACGAGTTGCGGGTCCAGCGTGGGGCGGTTGAGCAGGATCGGGGCGAGCGGGTCGGCGCAGTGGTAGGCGACGGAGCGGCGGGTGCGTTCGCGTTCGCGAGTGGCCCAATCGGCGTCGGCGGGTAAGTGGGAATCGGCGATGGCGTGCAGAAATCCGTTGTAGAAATCGTCGTAGATCACCGCTAGCAGACCGCTTTTCGAGCCGAAGTGGTGGTAGAGCGCACCGGTGCTGAGTCCGGCGTGGCGGGTGAGCGCGGCGAGTTCCATCACGCCGTTGCCGCGGACCAGCTCGTCGCGGGCGGCGTCGAGAAGTTGTTGACGTCCGATCGGGGCGCGTGCCATGCTCGGGAGCATAACAGAACTCAGTTATGTTACTGATTCGAGGAGCCCCGCATGGGTGTCGAAGTGTCGTCGATACTGGATATGGGCGGCGATCTGGCCGGCTCGCATCGCCGCACCGCGAGCAGCGGTGCCGGCGTCGACTCGGCGGTCGCCGAGGCGGATCTGGCCGCGGTGCAGCGGGACGGGTATGTGATCCTGCCCGATCTGCTCACCCCCGAACAGCTCGACGCGATCCGCGAAGCCGTGGCGCCGCTGTTGGATCACAAGGGCCGCAACCGATTCGAAGGGCACGCGACCCAGCGGGTGTACAGCGTATTGAACAAGACTCGTGTCTGCGACCGGCTTGCCGACCATCCGCGGGTGCTGGCCTTGCTGGATCGGTTGTTCCTGCCGAACTATCTGTTGTCGATGCTGCAGATAATCAACATTCTGCCGGGTGAAAAGGCGCAGATGTTGCACACCGACGACGGCTTCTACCCGCTACCCAGACCGAGAAAAGCGTTGGGGGCCGCCACGATCTGGGCGATCGACGATTTCACCGCCGACAACGGTGCCACCGACATCGTCCCCAACAGCCATTGGCTGGGCAGCGAGATACCCGACGAGGCCGGACGTGAACCTGTGGTGATGGCAGCCGGCTCGTGCGTGTTCTTCCTCGGCACGCTGTGGCACGGCGGCGGCGCCAACCGCTCCGCCGCCCCCCGATTGGCCGTCACCGCTCAATATTGCGAGCCATGGCTGCGCCCGCAGGAAGCGTTCACCCTGTCGACCACCCGCGACACTGTGCGCGCCGTATCCGAGGACATTCGCCGCATGCTCGGTTACAGCATCCATCCGCCGTTCATCGGCCAGGTCGACGGCATGCACCCCAAACGTCTCCTCGAACCCGGCGCCCAACCCGTGTAACACTCAGGCCTACATGCAGTTCGACGGTAATTGCACGCTCATCGGCAGCAGGGGACGTTCAAAGACCATGTCGCCCAACCCATCTGAGCGGTTGGCCAACCCCGCCCGGCGGCATTACAGCGCAGTAGCAACTGGGTGCCCAGCCCATGGTGGCCTGGGTCGGGTGTCTCTCGATAGAGTGGCCCAGTATTCGCCACGGCGGCCCACCCGACATAGGACCCTGGTGTAGCCGGACGCGCTCAACGGAATGTGCATGCGTTGAAAGACTTTGCCGCTCAACCGATCTGAAGGATTGACCAAGGCCCACGCAGCGGCAAGGGCGGATACATGCTGCTGTCAACCGCGTTCACGACGGCGATCTTGTAGTCGGCAGTCGTACTCTCTGCACCTTGCCAGCCAATGGTCCAATCGTGCTGCGACTTCGCGCTCGGACAACACGTACGGTTCGGCGCCGCCATGGGATATGAGGTTCGAGGAGGCCGGGCTCGCGGTCATGTCCAACCCGTGTAGATACTCGAGACCCAGTGCGGCCATAGCGTCCGGTGGTATGCCGACATCAGCACCCGCTACCCACGGCTTCGCCCAGCCATGGGCTGCTTCCCGAGGCAGCTCACCCGCCAGCACTCGCCGCCAAACACTTTCGACCTCAGACCGCTTCGGCCATTCGTCTTCGATCACCACCGAGCTGATTATGGTTCCTCACGCCGCCGCGTGACAGGTACCCGGATAGCACGAACATCGGCATGAGCGCGCGGAGCCGCGCCCCTCCGGCCACCACGAAGGCCACGGTCTGCGGGTATCCCGCCCGGCACGCCCACGGGCTCGACTGAGAGCGTGTCTCATGTGGGGGTGCCGGGTGCGGGGCGGGTTTTGATGTGTGGTTGCTGTTGGTAGTTCCAGTTGCGGATGCGTTGGGCGAGTTGTTGTTGTTGGTCGACTTGTTGTCGGACGAATTCGGTCAGCAGTTGTAGCTGGCTGGATGTGTAGTTGCTCAGCTGGGTTTGTGTGTCGGTGATGGTCTGTTCCCATACTTGGTCGGCGAGTTGCCGCGCTTGGTCGGAGGCTGTGACGATCACCCTGCGGCGGTCTTGCTGATCGGACGTGCGATGAGCGAGGCCGGCCTTCTGCAATCGGTCGACCGCGAAGGTGAGTGCGCCTGGTTTCAGCCCGGCTGTTTCGGCGAGTTCGCTGGCTGTCATCGGGCCGCGGATGATCAGGCAGGACAGGCAGCGTGCGTCGGTGCGGTTGAGACCGAGGCTGTCGCTGATGGCCTGGTCGGCGATGCCGGAGGCGTTCTTGAGGTCCGTCACGGCGCGCATCAGATCTTCGATCAGCTGCTGTTTCGGAGGATTCACCACTGTGCCCGTCCCTGCTGTTCACCGCCTGCCGTTGACCATTATGTGGCTACCGGAACTCGGCCGCGTGTTCGGTCGCCCATTCGGCGAAGGTACGCGGTGGCCGGCCGGTTATCTCTTCCACTGTGTGGGTGATGCCGACTGGGTGGGCAACGGCCGCGGCGAGCTGGCCGAGTACCGCATCCACGATCATCGGCGGCGCGTAACGGGTCATGTCCTCGCGGGCCTGGGCTGCCGGTATCTCCTCGAAGTGAAGTGTGCGCCCGAGCGCGGCACCGATGAGGTCGAGTTGGTCGACATGGGTCAGCGTGTGCGGCCCGCTCAGATAGTGTGCCGCCCGGTCGTGCCCGTCGTCGACCAGCGCCCGGACCGCCACAGCCGCGATATCGCGCTCGTGGATCGGTGAGGTACGGGCTTGGCCGTATGGGGCACGCACCACGTCGCCGGTCCGAACCTGCGGTGCCCAGTGCAGGCTGTTGCCGGCGAACTCGTTGGGGCGC
This region includes:
- a CDS encoding PPOX class F420-dependent oxidoreductase encodes the protein MSDALDDEIRDWLRRPWFWVMGTLNPDGGPQLTPMWAGLETIDGTEWIVVDTSRGRMKEQNLRRDPRLSLCSFSPDNPYDRVEIRGRAAGFVEGAPASRIMDRLAQKYLGTETFPWPIDGEVRVAVLIKPDYVHRTIGVEPFRPGVLPT
- a CDS encoding TetR/AcrR family transcriptional regulator, translating into MARAPIGRQQLLDAARDELVRGNGVMELAALTRHAGLSTGALYHHFGSKSGLLAVIYDDFYNGFLHAIADSHLPADADWATRERERTRRSVAYHCADPLAPILLNRPTLDPQLVELESSYIQTIIANAAANIRNGQALGELSADLDPDSTGAYIIGGFRHGIAHQLRITPTPTPDQVTERLWRLIAATLEIT
- a CDS encoding phytanoyl-CoA dioxygenase family protein; this translates as MGVEVSSILDMGGDLAGSHRRTASSGAGVDSAVAEADLAAVQRDGYVILPDLLTPEQLDAIREAVAPLLDHKGRNRFEGHATQRVYSVLNKTRVCDRLADHPRVLALLDRLFLPNYLLSMLQIINILPGEKAQMLHTDDGFYPLPRPRKALGAATIWAIDDFTADNGATDIVPNSHWLGSEIPDEAGREPVVMAAGSCVFFLGTLWHGGGANRSAAPRLAVTAQYCEPWLRPQEAFTLSTTRDTVRAVSEDIRRMLGYSIHPPFIGQVDGMHPKRLLEPGAQPV
- a CDS encoding MarR family winged helix-turn-helix transcriptional regulator yields the protein MVNPPKQQLIEDLMRAVTDLKNASGIADQAISDSLGLNRTDARCLSCLIIRGPMTASELAETAGLKPGALTFAVDRLQKAGLAHRTSDQQDRRRVIVTASDQARQLADQVWEQTITDTQTQLSNYTSSQLQLLTEFVRQQVDQQQQLAQRIRNWNYQQQPHIKTRPAPGTPT
- a CDS encoding SDR family oxidoreductase, translated to MFLVTGATGSVGRHVVAGLVAEGHPVRALTRNPNIADIPGAAEVLRGDLAEPDGLTAALRGVRTVYLMAMGDAPERFVDLAERAGVQRIVLLSTGDVRDDVKCRRDAVAEHHARFENAIRSSRLEWTFLRPNEFAGNSLHWAPQVRTGDVVRAPYGQARTSPIHERDIAAVAVRALVDDGHDRAAHYLSGPHTLTHVDQLDLIGAALGRTLHFEEIPAAQAREDMTRYAPPMIVDAVLGQLAAAVAHPVGITHTVEEITGRPPRTFAEWATEHAAEFR